Part of the Dreissena polymorpha isolate Duluth1 chromosome 12, UMN_Dpol_1.0, whole genome shotgun sequence genome, TCCACTGATGTGGGCACAAGCAGCAAATCCACTGATGAGGACGCCAGCAGCACGTCTATTGATGAGGACGCCAGGTGCACGTCCAATGATGAGGACAAGAGGGGCACGTCAATTGAAGAGGAGGCCAGGAGCACGTCAAATCATGAGGAACCCAAGAGCATGTTCACTGATAAGGACGCCAGGAGCATGTCAACTGATGAGGAAGCCAGGATAATGTCCACTACTGAGGACGAAAGGCGCACATCCACTTCTGAGGACAAGAGGAGCATGTCCACTGATGAAGACAACAGGAGCACATCCACTACTGAAGGCAAAAGAAGAGCACGTCCACTACTGTCGACAAGAGGAGCATGTCCACTACTGAGGACAACAGAAGCATGTCCACTGATGAGGACAACAGGAGCACATCTAATACTGAGGACAATAGGAGAATGTCTACTAATGAGAACAAGATGAGCATCTTAACTGATGAAGGCAACAGGAGAATGTCTACTACTGAGGACAATAGTAGCACCTCCACTATAACGACAACAGGAGCATGTCCCCTGATGAGGACAACAGGAGCACGTCCACTACTGAAGACAACATGAGCACGTCCACTACTGAGGAAAACAACTTGTCCACTAATGAGAACAACAGGAGCACGTCCACTACTTAAGACAACAGGACCATATCCACTACTGAGGACAACAGAACCATATCCACTACTGAGGACAACAGGATAATCTCCACTGATGAGGACGACAGGAGCACATCCACTGCTGGGGCCGAGAGAAGCACGCCCACTACTGAGGACAAGAGGAGCAGGTCGACTGCTGACGACAACAGGAACACGTCCACTACTGAGGACAAGAGGAGCACGTCCACTACTGAGGACAACAAGAGCACGTCCACTACTGAGGACAACAGGAGCTAGTCCACTACTGAGGAAAACAAGAGCACGTCCACTACTGAGGGCGTCAAGTGCAAGGCAACAGCTGAGGACAACAGGAGCACGTCCACCACTGAGGACAACAGGAGCACGTCAACCACTGAGGACAACAGGAGAACGTCCACCACTGAGGACAACAGGAGCACGCCCACTACTAAGGACATGAGCACGTCCACAAATGATGACAACAGTAGCACGTCCACAGCTGAGGACAACAGGAGCACGTCCACAGCTGATGCCAACAGGAACATGTCCACTACTGAGGACAACAGCAGTACGTCCACTAATAAGGACAAGAGCACGTCCACATAATGAAAAACAGGAGCACGTCCACAGCTGACGATAACAGGAGCACGTCCACTACTGATGACAACAGGAGCACGTCCACTGCTAAGAACAGGGGCACATTCACTACTGAGGACAACAGTCTGGAGCATCTCCACTACTGAGGACAGGAGCATGTTCACAGCTTATGATAAGAGGAACACGTATACAAATGAGGACAACAGcgagccgtttcatcaacgatttacgacaagttgtaaattacgatttacataaattacgacGTTTCAGTGAAATAgcgtttcatcaagcaaatcgtaaattcatcatacataaatttcatacataaataatttCCTAGGCCTAAATAAGTCGATATGAAACTGCATAACTTGAGCTTCAATCGCCTTTCTGCATAGAAAGAACAAAAACGACTACTCTAAGCAATATAGTTTAACTCATGAATATGAAAATATGCGATAAATTTAACTTCAACTTTAAGATCAACAAAATGAACAAGttgtcaactcacatttcaaTTGTTTCCTTCCAAAACAAATCCTTTTTCCCTTCCGTTACCGAAGGCGAATGACTTCCAAACAGAAGGCTATACCCTTCAACACACCGTTCGACAAGAATTGTCGTTTCCGATGCGTTCCAGTTTTTGTTTTTCATCCGTTTGACCACAGGCTCAGCCGCCATCATTACTTTAAGCGATGTTTACGTCTGCTGACAGAACGCGCGATAACTACGTCATGCATTTTTTTAGACTGCGTCACTATGTTTAtcggttacaaaatacgtatatttatgtagtcgtattttatgtatggttcatttacgatttcgttgatgaaacggaaTTTTTGTAAAGTCGTAAACGATTACATAAATCTCGATACGTAATTGACGATCGTATAAAAAACGTAAATATTGATGAAACGGCCTCCAGGAGCATGTCCACTACTGAGAACAGGAGCACGTCCTTTACTGAGGACAACAGGAGCAAGGCTACAGCTGAGGACAACAGGAGCAATTCCACTACTGAGGACGACGGGGACGTTCACAGCTGAGGACGCAAGGAGCACGTCTACATCTGTGGACAACATAGGCACATCCACTAATGAGGACACCAGGAGCACACACTCTTATGAGGACGCCAGGAGCACACTCTCTAATGAGGACGCCATGAGAACACACTCTAATGAGGACGTCATGAGCACGCCCACAGCTGAGGACGACAAGATCACACCCACCGCTGTCAATAGTGATAACAATGAAATGATAACAGCGGCAAGAAGAATGAGGCTGTTTATAAAAGCAAACTTACGGTATTCGATAGCAACAGCTATGCTGACATTGTCAAGACAAATCGATAACAAGTACAAGTTGGAAGGTCACTGCTGGTGATAACAAGAACACGGCCACTGCATTGCCAAAACTGCTATTGAAATTGGACTGTCGTGGATATCAAAAGTATGTATCCTTTATAAAAGTAAAAGGATATCAAAGTAACGTATGGTTATGACGAGAGCCAGGATACTTTTGATGCAGACAATAGCAAATATAATGTCGATGATGACATGTACGATGTCATCGTTGCTTATGACATGTTGATGTCAACTACTAGAGATGAAAAGTACAATTCTTCTGCTGGTGATGGCATGAACATTTCGACTACTAGTGACAACAAAGGCAGATCACATGATGGTGATTACAAGAGCAAGATCATCGCGCTGATGATGAGAAGAACATGTCCACTGCTAGTTATGAGCGGAGCCATGCTTCTACTTATGATTACAACAGCAAGATTACTGCTGATAGTGTCAGTGACACCACCACAGCTTTTGAGGAGAAATCACCTGAAAATCATAGTATAACCAACACTCATTAAACCTTTATGAAAACAGAAAAGAAGAAAACAAGAAAATTAATTAACATAGTCCGCTCCGTGTTCTCTCGACTGTGTTGTATAAGGAAGAACGAATATTAAATGAACTCCttgacatatgtgtgcattgtatTTCAAATTATAGTTTAATTACTGTACTGTAATCGGAAATTCATTAGACTAAACCTGTAATCAACTCCTTGGTTGTTTAGTTCATACATAAGCTTCACGATTCCTATGCAATAAAGTGTTTATACTTACGTAAAATTCCCGGTGTTGTTGCCTCTTGTTTTTTGCCTCACATGTTTGAAAGCCGCCAGAACGCGGACAATAAAGAACGAAAATtgttcatgtacatgtaagtgtacttaagagtacccgtggtacatgtaagtaatatccgagccgacaatgaccgatcGAGCCATAATGGGAATTAAGATGAACagtgaaaaccattttttttctgTCCAAAAGCTTAAAATTAGCAATCAGAATTTTCTGCTTTAGTTAATCAAGTTGCAGACTTCATATACATCTGACTAGTACACCCCTCATTGCTTTCAAAATTGTCAACAGAGATGTGTTTTCATCCTTGGTCTAAAACTTGCTTCCTTTAGCTAATAATGTAGATTGTTCCACCATTGTGGACGGCAAGAGATATATCAGCAAATTGTGTTCGCCGTTTGTAGAATGTTTTCTCATTGTGTCATCATTGATTTGTACTATCCTTGAGCAGGTAAAAAACTATACCTTAAGTATACTGGAGCTGCACCATTGATAACACGAAAACAACAACTAAGACTTTTAAACGTTAGCCTGGCttttactttttcatttttctGTATTCTTTCACTCGTCTTCACATGAATAATATTGAGGAAAACTAAGATAATAATTTTTGACAGTTTAATACAAGTAAAACACATATATCGTTAATAAAATgcacaatgaaatataaaatttattttaagtacAAACAAAACATGTCCCACACAAGCCGCCAGTATTGTTTGGCTACGTTGCATcatattatacaaataaataaactatttcaCAGAACAAAGAGTTTTGATCAGTATATAGGAAAATACAATTAGATCAAATAAGTTCAGCTCACTATATTTGTCAATTAAAGCATTTAACAATTAGAACTAGAGTCACATACCGCAACGGAAAACAATTGCTAACTATACGAAGCCGAGTTTTAGACCTTTCTCAAGCCGACCAATCAGAGGAACGACTTCAGTTGCAGATGCTGAACGGGAAAAATGGAGAACTGTCAGAAAATTTTGTCTTGCGATTGACTTGTTTTTAACATCGTAAAGTAGGGGATCTTTACACTGTCAAAATGCCGAAACGGAAAACACAAGGTGGGGATGACTTGGAGAATGATATGTCTGTTCCTCTCCCGATACAAACGTTTTTCTGGAGACAAACAAGGTAACGAACATTGCTTAGATAATTCGGGTTACATACCACTAAACAGTAAGTGTTGCGTGTTATTATATAGAATTGCAAGATGTTTGTCATTTATTATACTCTATTCGTTTCGGAAACAAATGATACAATGATTTTAACAGCTATTGGTCTTCTTACTATGACTATTCCTGGGATATCCCAATCAACGGCGGGAATTTGTCAATTTCCAACAACAAATATTGATCACTTGTATAATTTTGTCCTATTTGAATTTTGATGAAGCTCAAAAACGTTATTTGTTATCACTTTCCTTATCAACCAATACCCTTGTGTCAACTCTATCAATTGTATATGCTTTAAAAGGGTAAAACTTCcatcatatataagcaatccttgtagtatcacaaaacataacggcaacaacagaactctccaattattcaatcattttgtgttgcaacgttttataatttgcaggtttttaaattgtaagaagatgcatataatagatattatagagcatggtaaatgttcagtatgattttttccacacaaatataataactataacgaaaatttgcgaatctaagaCAAAATTTTTTCCATccatttaccaaaatgtgaaaaggtccctttaatgtttatttttgaatGTGGTTTAGAAAGTCTTCAAGTATcagtataataaattaataattgttgtCTTATTATGACGAtttcagggcttgacactaactttttttacctactgacccaaaggaccaccagttttcagaaattactggtcctccaagatttcaagtggtccgacaatttctctgttattttacttaaatttcaacttactttccagactatccacaatgtatttAGTTGTGCAttcataaaaagaaaactatactacCTACAATACTATCTCAATATCCCTTTCATATTTTAGCTGTCCTTCAAgacttcaagcttctcttcattagtttgAGGTTTTTAGGCGTATGTTCAACCACACCtggaatgaaattccacatctCGAAAACTTGTAATCTTGAACAATAAGCACGTTTACTCTCCAgcaatataaaaacattattcagCGCCCTCCAGTATAAATTCTTatggtaaacaaagtatattctgatggtattaagatcgataaaatgctgattattgctgctttttcaaaataataaataccattttgttcatttcctGATCCAAACGAttagaattttatgttaatttgtgtatcgatcacAGCAAAGTCCGGAGACATTTTCTGGAGACATTTGCGGATcgcaaatcgattttttgatgtgacaacaggtttttgtaatccgggcatctagaaaaattgaaattttcaatATGTCTCTATTTTTATCCCGGTCTTGAGTgggcccataaaataatgatgaaataatcagtttattatgaacatataaagttgttttattgatgaaaacggctttccaccagtatttcacaataagctggccaggatttttaacttgtccgacggatcaaccaaatttctagtttcactggtcctccctattgTTTACTGACCCCGGTCAATGACCACCATTAGTGACGAGCCCTGGATTTTGCTTACTCATCCTTTCATTCAATGAACAAACTAAGAGTATTAACTTGTTTTGGTaccaaaattgtattatttgttttatagtcCATTTATACGCCCCAAACTGGGAAAGCAAAGGGATGCTTCATGCATAGTAAggtttttatgtaatttattaaatCTTAAATCGTTATTAATATCACCTTGTAACAATATACCTTAATGTAATACATGTAGctaaacattaaatataacaaactAATGGTAACAGAATTATAACTATTAGAacaaaaaccttaaaaaaaaagatagaAAGTGTTTAGTgaaatttattaaattgcatatCAAGATTTCACATGCTTAACTGTgcttgtaaaaataaaaataaaaatatcttaactcAGTTGTTCTTTAGTTTCTCATGTTTATTTCAGTCTTTTGAGCGTGTGGTTGTGCAGAATATATTGCATGGTCAACCGCCCAATCTGTGTGAAGCTATACAGAGTGTATCCAGATGGAAAGTTATACAGGTAGTCCAtgtatctatataaataaatatggctTTATATTAGTGTAAACTGGCCTTTATTTATAGTTTTTGCAGTCCACATGAAAAAAAGCGAgactaaatatgaaaatatatgcaCCAGTctgacaattaaataaataatggcatacaataatatttCCTACTATTTGATCTTTGCTGATCTTTGTTGATCAATCTAGGGCTTGATAAAGGAATTTCATGTTCAATGAAGGCTGTTTTTATTCTCTTAATTTGCAATGGTTGTTgactttttacaaatatacttCAATGacttactcgcagtctgttaaggttttatgctatttgctgatcatcagtatctaacgTTTGGAGATGAatccttaaaaacttgaatctagtaagaaagatcttaaattaaatctatatttctaagggactacaaatgcttcaaaatacgtatctaagtggtaaagagtaaaGTTGGTTGTGTGAAGTTGTGTCCCCGGAGAAGCACTTGCTTAAGTGCGATGCTACTTGACACATTCAATGAGACTGATATACATTCTCAGACCaccataataatataatatgcaATTCATTATGTACCTTTTCTGCATAGTACTCATTCAATGACAAAAGAAATCACTTATTTtgtttcaagtatttttttttttgctaaatgtTCCATGATCCAGATACATAGATACAGGCTATAGCTAATTAACATACCCAAGGGTTACTTATAACCTAGATGCACATTCAGTCTCTTGTATGTATTGCTTGGAGTAACATCATTATTAGTAGTTGTAGAGTTAAGCTTCATTAGAATGCTTTTAAATATAACTCACACTTGTGTTGTTATTAAGTCATTTGgctttatacatttgtattacaaacCTCTACACTACAATAAGATAACATTAGAACATGGTGTCAGAATAAAAGTGATTTAACTGGATTTAaggacatttatttattttttgacaattATTGCTGGACATATTAAAGCATGGAGCTTGCTGGAATTTCACCGCCTACTATGAACTGGGATGATCCAAATCCATCAGAAGCCTTGAAGAAGTTCCAACGTCATGTCAATTTCGTATTTACTGGTCCGTTAAAGGGGAAGTCGGAGGAAGAAAAAGTGAGTTATTTGTTGTTATGGATTGGAGAAAAAGGCAGGGACATACACAGCACTTGGCAATTGAGTCAAGAAGAAAGTAAGAAATTGGACACttatttttcaaagtttgcttCACATTTACAGCCGAAAACAAACTCAATATTCAGCCGTTACAAATTCTACAGTCAAAAGCAGGACTCCGACACAATCGATCAGTTCGTCACTAGACTTAGTCTGATCGCAAAGGAATGCAATTTTAAGGACACTGACGAGATGATCAGAGACTGTATTGTTTTCGGTATGAATTCTTCAAAAATCAGAGAAAAACTGATTAACGAAGGCGAAACCCTCACTTTAGATAAGACATTGCAAATTGCACAATCGTACGAATATAGCCGAGACCAATTGAAATCAATGCAATCGACCGCAACAAATGACATCGCGTTTGTCTCAAAACTAGGGCGGCAGAAACAGCACCGGAGGTAACAAAGGGGCTACCAGCAGAGCGCAGACCAAGGATGATGGGGTGGCCAGGCGACCTTTACAGAAGAATAACCGTGGCATTCCACATAATAGCAACAAATCGTGTAACAACTGTGGACGATTTCGTGCGAAACGGAACTGTCCCGCAAATGGGAAAACATGCCATGCGTGCAAAAACCCCAATCACTTTGCTTCACAGTGTAAATCAGTAAACTATGTTTGTGACAGTGAGTGCACCTCAACATGAGAAGACACGGATATTGGTATGGTGAGTACAAGTTTTCCAGATCGAGCTTTAGTTGACTGTTTGGTGGGTCCTTCCAAAACTGTAATAAATTTCAAGATAGACACAGGCTCGGTAGTGAATATACTACCTATTGCACAATACAAAATCATGAAAATATCTCATCCATTGCAGCCAGCTGTTCACACTCTTAAGCTACACAGGCAATACTCTTCCAATACTAGGTCAAATTAACCTCACATGcagttacaaataaaaaaaaattaaaactgatTTCTACATTGTGAACAGCAAATCACGTCCATTGCTAGGTATGCAATCTTGCATAGACCTTGGACTTGTCCTGTTGACATTCTCAGTTGAGAATAAAGACCTCGACCGTGACACAGTTTTCACTGAGTACGGCGACCTTTTTAAAGGCACTGGGGTTATGTCTTGAACTTGCAAGTTGTACTTAAAACCAGACGCTGTTCCTGTGGTAAATCCGCCTAGGAGAGTCCCTGAGGCACTCAAAACACGACTCCAGGCTAAACTTGACAAAATGGAAAAGGAACAAATCATTACCAAGGTCCTTGAACCGACTGACTGGGTAAATTCCTTAGTAGTGGTGGAAAAACCTAAGACAGGTGAATTGAGGGTATGTCTTGACCCTAAACATCTGAATGAGGCTATAAGACGTCCACATTACCCAATGCGTACAATTGATGACGTCACAAGCAAATTAAATGGCGCAAACCATTTTAGCGTATTAGACGTAACACATGCATATTGGTCAATTAAGTTGTACACGAAGTCCTCTTACCTCACAACGTTTAGTACACCGTTTGGACGGTACAGATACTTTAATATACGTATGCCATTTGGTCTGAATTGCAGTCAAGACATTTGGCAAAGGACAATTGACGAAACATTTGAAGGTCCAAAGGGGGTAGCATGTGTAGTTGACGACATTTTGATTTGGGGAAGAACTAAGTCTGAGCATGACAGCAATCTACTCGCTTTGCTTGACAGGGCACACGAGAAAGGGGTACGTTTCAATCCAGAGAAACTCCTGATTGACGTAAAAGAAGTGCCATTCTTTGGTCATGTCATTACAGACTCTGGTCTTAAAGTTGACAGTGAAAAGGTTAAAGCAATTACGTCTTTGCAGTACCCAAAATCAAAGGCAGAACTAGAAACAGTTCTTGGCATGGTGAATTACCTGCAAAAGTTTTCACCACATTTGACTGACATTACAAGCAGTTTATATGCTTTACTTAAGAAAGACTTGGAATTCGTATTCCATCAGCCACAAATTGACGCTTTAAATAAAATGAAGGAGGTAGTGACGCAAAGCCCAGTACTTGTGTACTTTGACAATAAAAAACAGGTTACGCTTGAATGCGATGCAAGCAAACATGGTGTTGGTGCCACCATTTTGCAAGACGGCAAACCAATTGCTTTTGCAAGCAAGACATTGACCCCTACACAGAGCTCGTATGCAAACATTGAATGAGAGATGTTGgcaattgtgtttggttgtcAACGATTTCATCAGTACGTGTATGGACATAAGGTCATAGTTCTTTCTGACCATAGAACAATTGCAGCAATCATGAAAAAACCACTGTCCGCAGCACCGCCTCGTTTGCAGAGAATGTTACTCATGATTCAAAAATACCACATAGAGGTCAGATATGTGCCTGGGAAACAAGTTCCCATAAGTGACCTACTGTCTAGACAGCCAATGAGTTAAACGCTTGATGAATATGAAGGGCTTGACTTGCATGTTCACACAGTTATaaaatgtttgacatttaaaGACAGCAGACTGGAACAGTTGAGAGTTGACACAAGTCGTGACTCAC contains:
- the LOC127852526 gene encoding uncharacterized protein LOC127852526; the encoded protein is MSTSIDEDARCTSIDEDARNTSIDEDVRSTSINEDVRSTSTDVGTSSKSTDEDASSTSIDEDARCTSNDEDKRGTSIEEEARSTSNHEEPKSMFTDKDARSMSTDEEARIMSTTEDERRTSTSEDKRSMSTDEDNRSTSTTEDNRTISTTEDNRTISTTEDNRIISTDEDDRSTSTAGAERSTPTTEDKRSRSTADDNRNTSTTEDKRSTSTTEDNKSTSTTEDNRS